One segment of Paenibacillus rhizovicinus DNA contains the following:
- the cls gene encoding cardiolipin synthase, translating to MKDFIFSNFVTIITIINIPLAIAVMFLERRNVGVTWAWLMVLLFLPAVGFVVYLVFGQNLSKKKLYKLNKRTKETMTALIEQQRREFRDHRIVFHDDSAAQYADLIYMNLTSGFALYTQNNKVDIYTNGPDKFEALFADIERASHHIHLMYYIVHNDEIGNRLVDALTEKAKQGVKVRFLVDDIGSSLLKREFFSRLVQAGGEIAYFFPSKIPYLNFRVNYRNHRKLVIIDGQIGYIGGFNVGDEYMGRNKRFGYWRDTHLRITGYAVLQMQAHYMMDWNLASHTSMSREVLDLFPPAANTGTTGIQIVSSGPDQTLEQIKNAYIKMIHSAKKTIYMQTPYFIPDESLLNALKLAVLSGIDVRIMLPSKPDHKMVYWATFSYLGELLEEGMKCYLYEKGFLHAKTIVVDGCVASVGTANVDIRSFKLNFEVNAILYDTETALRLKRIFEEDMQECTELTYDEYQRRSRLQRFRESCVRLLSPIL from the coding sequence ATGAAGGACTTTATCTTTTCGAATTTCGTAACGATCATTACCATTATCAATATTCCGCTCGCGATCGCGGTCATGTTCTTGGAGCGGCGCAATGTCGGGGTGACTTGGGCCTGGCTGATGGTGCTGTTGTTTCTGCCGGCCGTCGGGTTCGTGGTGTATTTGGTATTCGGGCAGAACTTAAGCAAGAAGAAGCTGTACAAGCTGAACAAGCGCACGAAGGAGACGATGACGGCGCTCATCGAGCAGCAGCGGCGGGAGTTTCGGGATCACCGGATCGTGTTTCACGATGACTCGGCCGCGCAATACGCGGATCTCATCTATATGAATTTGACCAGCGGATTCGCGCTCTACACGCAGAACAACAAGGTCGATATTTACACGAACGGTCCCGACAAATTCGAGGCGCTGTTCGCGGATATCGAGCGCGCCAGCCATCATATTCACTTGATGTATTACATCGTCCATAACGATGAGATCGGCAACCGTCTCGTCGACGCATTGACCGAGAAGGCAAAGCAGGGCGTGAAGGTTCGATTCCTCGTGGACGATATCGGCAGTTCGCTGCTGAAGCGGGAATTTTTCAGCCGGCTCGTTCAGGCCGGCGGAGAGATCGCGTATTTCTTCCCGTCCAAAATCCCTTACTTGAATTTTCGCGTCAATTACCGCAATCATCGCAAGCTCGTTATCATCGACGGCCAAATCGGCTACATCGGCGGCTTCAATGTCGGGGACGAGTATATGGGCCGCAACAAAAGATTCGGCTATTGGCGCGACACGCATCTGCGTATTACCGGTTATGCCGTGCTGCAGATGCAGGCGCATTACATGATGGACTGGAATTTGGCGAGTCACACTTCCATGAGCCGCGAGGTGCTGGATCTGTTCCCGCCGGCGGCGAATACGGGCACGACGGGCATTCAAATCGTCTCCAGCGGACCCGATCAGACGCTCGAGCAAATCAAGAATGCGTATATCAAAATGATCCATTCCGCGAAAAAGACCATTTACATGCAAACGCCTTATTTTATCCCGGACGAAAGCTTGCTGAACGCCCTTAAGCTGGCCGTTCTGTCCGGCATCGACGTCCGGATCATGCTGCCGAGCAAGCCGGATCACAAAATGGTTTATTGGGCAACCTTTTCCTATTTAGGGGAGCTGTTAGAGGAAGGCATGAAGTGCTACCTCTACGAGAAAGGCTTCCTCCATGCGAAAACGATCGTCGTGGACGGCTGCGTGGCATCCGTCGGAACGGCGAATGTCGATATCCGGAGCTTCAAGCTGAACTTCGAGGTCAACGCGATTCTCTACGATACGGAAACGGCGCTGCGATTGAAACGTATATTCGAAGAGGATATGCAGGAATGCACGGAATTGACGTATGACGAATACCAGCGGCGTTCCAGGCTTCAGCGTTTCCGGGAGTCTTGCGTAAGGCTGCTGTCACCGATTCTATAA
- a CDS encoding GTP pyrophosphokinase, which yields MMDKQMVMEWAKMLMSYKFALDEISTKLTILNEELQFIQNYNPIEHVKTRIKSPEGIVEKLQRKGLEVSKENAAEHIRDIAGVRVICSFTTDVYRVYDMIRSQGDVEVIEEKDYIKNPKPNGYQSLHMIIRIPIFLSDRTEHVTVEIQLRTIAMDFWASLEHKIYYQFHDDMPASIREQLKATADMIGMLDQRMLGLKEEVNKFSNASEPEQAPALQMPMYPMTK from the coding sequence ATGATGGACAAGCAAATGGTCATGGAATGGGCGAAAATGCTCATGAGCTATAAATTCGCGCTCGACGAAATCAGCACGAAGCTGACGATTCTGAACGAAGAGCTGCAGTTTATTCAGAATTACAATCCGATCGAGCATGTGAAGACGCGGATCAAATCGCCCGAGGGGATCGTCGAGAAGCTGCAGCGCAAAGGGCTCGAAGTGTCCAAAGAGAACGCCGCCGAGCATATCCGCGACATTGCGGGGGTCAGAGTCATCTGCTCCTTCACGACGGACGTGTACCGGGTATACGATATGATTCGCAGCCAAGGCGACGTGGAAGTGATCGAGGAGAAGGATTATATCAAGAACCCGAAGCCGAACGGCTATCAGAGCCTGCATATGATCATTCGCATTCCGATCTTCCTCTCGGATCGGACGGAGCATGTGACGGTCGAGATTCAGCTTCGCACGATCGCCATGGATTTCTGGGCCAGCCTGGAGCACAAAATCTATTATCAATTCCACGACGATATGCCGGCTTCCATTCGCGAGCAGCTTAAAGCGACGGCCGATATGATCGGGATGCTGGATCAGCGCATGCTGGGGCTGAAGGAAGAAGTCAATAAATTCAGCAACGCGAGCGAGCCGGAACAAGCGCCGGCCCTTCAGATGCCGATGTATCCGATGACGAAGTAA
- a CDS encoding helix-turn-helix domain-containing protein, with the protein MLIEYEETLATEHRRYVAAATQAQTLPLYLESIGFNPAQEPIQRRNGYPLYHWLETVEGEGDVRFHGRALTLPPGSGILLMPGEPHEYRRSADIWRTRYVTFGGAAAPGMLESLGMSASASYRWEADSPMAGMLPALLAEAARGGDVFGLDASRGVYGFLLTLWKFGQARQGSGISQSLQRIAPLLEWLEASLQDPSLNLGSMSEHSSLSPRRLNTLFHQLFGLSPYAYLLQLRIRRSQELLVSRSGRTVAQIGQDVGFRDASHFVATFRRHTGETPERFRLR; encoded by the coding sequence ATGCTGATCGAATACGAAGAAACGCTTGCCACGGAGCATCGCCGGTACGTCGCCGCCGCCACCCAGGCGCAGACGCTGCCGCTGTATCTGGAGAGCATCGGCTTTAACCCGGCACAGGAGCCTATTCAACGTCGGAACGGCTATCCGCTTTATCACTGGCTGGAAACCGTAGAAGGCGAGGGGGACGTCCGGTTTCATGGCCGGGCCCTGACGCTTCCTCCGGGATCGGGAATTCTGCTCATGCCGGGCGAGCCGCACGAATACCGGCGGTCCGCGGACATCTGGCGGACCCGTTACGTCACCTTCGGAGGCGCGGCAGCTCCGGGCATGCTGGAATCGCTCGGCATGTCCGCCTCCGCCTCCTATCGCTGGGAGGCGGATTCGCCAATGGCCGGGATGCTGCCCGCCTTGCTGGCAGAAGCGGCGCGCGGCGGCGATGTGTTCGGTCTGGACGCTTCCCGCGGCGTCTACGGTTTCCTGCTGACACTGTGGAAATTCGGTCAGGCGCGCCAGGGGAGCGGCATTTCGCAGAGCTTGCAGCGGATCGCCCCGCTGCTGGAATGGCTGGAAGCGAGTCTGCAGGACCCGTCGTTGAATCTAGGCAGCATGTCCGAGCATAGCAGCCTGTCCCCGCGCCGGCTGAACACGCTTTTCCATCAATTATTCGGCCTCTCGCCTTATGCGTACCTGCTCCAGCTGCGAATCCGCCGCTCCCAAGAGCTGCTCGTCAGCCGATCCGGACGGACGGTCGCCCAGATCGGACAAGACGTCGGCTTCCGCGATGCCAGCCATTTCGTCGCTACCTTCAGGCGGCATACGGGCGAGACGCCGGAGCGATTCCGACTGCGGTAA